Proteins encoded together in one Candidatus Acidiferrales bacterium window:
- a CDS encoding alpha-L-fucosidase, translating into MIILFQSLESMHAQTTEDLQRAFTELRFGMFIHFGIMTFTGAKWAAPDQDVTKFNPADLDCNQWAEAAVAAKMKFGILTTKHHDGFCLWNSKYTSNSVANSPWKNGGGDVVREFVNAFRAHGLFPCLYYSIWDNTRGVGNGPITARDMEFIKGQIAELLTNYGPIKMLFIDGWSWKMGHVAVPYDEIRALVKRLQPGCLLLDNTHLQCLYENDMVHYEAGQTLPNDNVLPALQSALINKNSGDDWFWDARVPTAPLMDVNEIVDEFKFLEPRWCTFVLNCPPNENGKLDSSIVVRLEEVGKAWNPDTTRPALPKQEPFMEYPVIPVSAAATSGNASYAIDGINDRYYYSVWKSDSSLPQSITIDLGKEFNDIAMLEYVPQYKTVATPITSGSIESYEIYKSNDNLSFTKIANGKWAGDVRMKVVTFQPTGARYIRLIALTSVDGYAAITEIAIGRDGSINEIKH; encoded by the coding sequence ATGATAATTCTGTTCCAATCGTTGGAATCAATGCATGCTCAAACAACTGAAGATCTCCAGCGTGCATTCACCGAGCTTCGCTTCGGTATGTTTATACATTTCGGCATTATGACATTTACCGGTGCGAAATGGGCTGCACCGGACCAAGATGTGACGAAGTTCAACCCGGCAGATCTCGACTGTAACCAATGGGCAGAGGCGGCAGTCGCCGCAAAAATGAAATTCGGAATTCTTACGACGAAACACCATGATGGTTTTTGTTTGTGGAACAGTAAATACACGTCAAACAGTGTTGCAAATAGTCCATGGAAAAATGGCGGCGGCGATGTTGTCCGAGAGTTCGTGAATGCCTTCAGGGCGCATGGGCTGTTCCCTTGCCTTTATTATTCCATCTGGGATAATACGAGGGGAGTAGGGAATGGACCAATCACTGCGCGGGATATGGAGTTTATAAAAGGGCAGATTGCCGAGCTTTTGACTAATTATGGGCCCATCAAGATGCTCTTCATCGACGGATGGTCGTGGAAGATGGGACATGTAGCGGTGCCTTATGACGAAATACGCGCGCTGGTGAAAAGACTTCAACCGGGCTGTTTGCTTCTGGACAACACACACCTTCAATGTCTGTACGAAAACGATATGGTACATTATGAAGCCGGACAGACGCTTCCGAACGACAACGTTCTTCCCGCATTGCAGAGTGCCTTGATAAACAAAAACAGCGGCGACGACTGGTTCTGGGACGCGAGAGTTCCGACTGCGCCCTTGATGGACGTGAACGAAATTGTCGATGAATTCAAATTTCTTGAACCCAGATGGTGCACATTTGTATTGAATTGTCCTCCCAACGAAAACGGGAAATTAGATTCGAGCATCGTGGTGCGTCTGGAGGAAGTTGGAAAGGCATGGAATCCGGATACAACCCGACCTGCATTACCTAAACAAGAACCATTCATGGAATATCCCGTGATCCCCGTGTCGGCCGCTGCAACAAGCGGCAACGCGAGTTATGCTATCGATGGAATAAATGACAGATACTATTACTCGGTTTGGAAGTCCGATTCTTCCTTGCCCCAATCGATCACCATCGACCTTGGAAAGGAATTCAATGACATCGCAATGCTGGAATATGTGCCACAATACAAGACTGTGGCAACTCCGATCACATCGGGTAGCATAGAGTCTTACGAAATCTACAAAAGCAACGACAATCTCAGTTTCACAAAGATTGCCAACGGCAAATGGGCCGGTGACGTAAGGATGAAAGTTGTGACATTCCAGCCGACCGGTGCGCGCTATATACGTCTTATTGCCTTAACATCTGTTGATGGTTATGCCGCCATCACCGAAATTGCAATCGGACGAGATGGCAGCATAAACGAAATAAAACATTAA
- a CDS encoding TIM-barrel domain-containing protein, translating to MKKIILLMCVSLDLLFSEANSQVGSFQRQSDGVLFRLQTGILKVYVCQDNIFRITYCADTALPPKVILTVNKVWGAPSFTMDEDDTSVIITTSKIKAAVSKASSLLSFYSIDGSLILSEDSRRISPDTVYGVNTDSCSSTFNSPTDEAIYGLGQHQQGIMDYKGHTQLLDQANKEIGMPIIVSSKGYGILWDNYSKTLFDGTVASATKYRFSSLCGEMVDYYFIYGPEIDSVISAYRTATGTAPLFPKWAYGLFQSKNRYSSSSDLIAVKNEYRNNGIPVDCIVQDWYYWNPYSWGSNVMNPSNYPDPAATVDSLHNANIHTMISIWATFTEGNSNYTQFSGINALYPSDGTRHYYDPHNSTARTIYWQQVRDQLFEKYGWDAWWADADEPDTYPDTYDRDSANTALGKGVLYHNTYPLMHATSVYDGWRQDIKDKRLFTLSRCAFPGSQRNAAASWSGDISCTWGDFKLQLSAGLNFCLSGIPYWTTDIGGYATNWVQTNWGTPDKRELFTRWFEYGTFCPIYRIHGVDDKSLLSSFWDATTRRILLNYDMLRYRLMPYIYSLAWMVTSENYTVMRHLIMDYRADPNVASIDDQFMFGPFMMINPVCTQGVTSRTVYLPTGNWYDFWTGDIVSGGGSIVAAAPLDTMPIFVKSGSIIPMGPNIQYATQSIDTLEIRVYRGADAKFILYEDEGDNYNYEQGQYSLIPFSYSEATGQLVIGTRQGSYSGMPEDRIFDVVFVSSNHGTGIGYTSIIDTVVHYDGTQTITAVSDRQNGVPVGLVLEQNYPNPFNPMTTIKYRLPVSGRVTLKVYDVLGREVETLVDEQESAGNHSVLFDGGKLTSGTYFYEIKAVGSDGQRLASVKKMMVLK from the coding sequence ATGAAAAAAATAATTTTATTGATGTGTGTGTCATTAGATCTGCTTTTCTCGGAGGCGAACTCGCAGGTTGGCTCATTCCAGCGGCAGTCGGACGGGGTATTGTTCAGATTGCAGACAGGTATTCTGAAAGTGTACGTATGCCAAGATAATATTTTCCGCATCACGTATTGTGCAGACACTGCACTTCCTCCAAAAGTCATTCTCACGGTGAACAAAGTCTGGGGTGCGCCTTCATTCACAATGGATGAGGATGATACTTCCGTGATTATTACTACGAGCAAAATCAAGGCGGCCGTATCCAAGGCTTCCTCATTGCTGAGTTTCTATTCAATTGACGGCAGCCTAATACTGTCGGAGGACAGCAGACGGATCTCTCCAGACACGGTTTACGGCGTGAATACGGACAGCTGCTCCTCAACTTTCAATTCTCCTACTGACGAAGCGATCTATGGCCTTGGGCAACATCAGCAAGGAATCATGGACTACAAGGGGCACACACAATTGCTAGACCAGGCGAACAAAGAGATAGGAATGCCGATCATAGTTTCCAGTAAAGGATACGGGATTTTGTGGGACAATTACTCGAAGACGCTCTTTGATGGCACAGTTGCATCGGCAACCAAATATCGATTCAGTTCGCTGTGTGGTGAAATGGTGGACTATTATTTCATTTACGGACCCGAAATCGATTCGGTAATCTCAGCGTATAGAACGGCAACTGGGACCGCACCGCTATTTCCAAAATGGGCTTACGGTCTTTTCCAGTCTAAGAATAGATATTCGTCAAGCTCCGACCTTATCGCCGTTAAAAACGAGTACAGAAACAACGGGATCCCGGTGGATTGCATTGTCCAGGATTGGTATTACTGGAATCCATATTCATGGGGATCTAACGTAATGAATCCTTCCAATTATCCTGATCCCGCGGCGACGGTAGATTCACTGCACAATGCCAATATACATACGATGATTTCTATATGGGCAACATTTACGGAAGGCAATTCAAATTATACTCAGTTTTCGGGGATCAACGCTTTATATCCGAGCGATGGTACACGCCATTACTATGATCCTCATAACAGTACGGCCAGAACTATCTATTGGCAGCAGGTCAGGGATCAATTGTTTGAAAAGTACGGCTGGGATGCCTGGTGGGCGGATGCCGACGAACCGGATACATATCCGGACACTTACGACAGGGACTCAGCCAACACTGCATTAGGCAAAGGTGTGCTGTACCATAATACATACCCGCTCATGCATGCCACAAGCGTTTATGACGGTTGGAGACAGGATATTAAAGATAAACGACTGTTTACTCTGAGCAGATGTGCATTTCCTGGAAGTCAGCGAAACGCTGCAGCTTCATGGTCGGGCGACATAAGCTGTACGTGGGGTGATTTTAAACTACAGCTATCTGCGGGCTTAAATTTTTGTCTCAGCGGAATTCCATATTGGACAACTGATATCGGTGGATACGCAACCAATTGGGTGCAAACTAACTGGGGAACACCCGACAAACGTGAATTATTTACCCGCTGGTTTGAGTACGGAACCTTTTGTCCTATATACCGGATTCACGGGGTGGACGATAAGTCCCTCTTGTCAAGTTTTTGGGATGCCACAACAAGAAGGATCCTTCTGAATTATGACATGCTGCGGTACAGGTTGATGCCTTATATTTATTCACTTGCCTGGATGGTCACGAGCGAGAATTATACCGTCATGCGTCATCTGATAATGGATTACAGAGCAGATCCCAATGTCGCTTCCATCGACGATCAATTTATGTTCGGTCCATTCATGATGATCAATCCCGTCTGTACGCAAGGCGTCACATCTAGAACTGTATATCTGCCGACGGGCAATTGGTATGATTTCTGGACGGGAGATATTGTAAGCGGGGGAGGAAGCATAGTTGCAGCTGCTCCGTTAGATACTATGCCGATTTTTGTAAAATCGGGCTCAATAATTCCTATGGGTCCCAATATTCAGTATGCAACTCAATCCATTGACACTCTTGAAATAAGAGTTTATAGAGGAGCCGATGCAAAATTCATTTTATATGAAGATGAGGGTGATAATTACAACTATGAGCAAGGACAGTACTCTCTCATCCCATTTTCATATAGTGAAGCCACCGGACAACTTGTCATCGGTACGAGACAGGGATCATATAGTGGCATGCCAGAGGATAGAATATTTGATGTGGTATTTGTGAGCAGCAATCATGGTACTGGCATCGGTTATACATCCATTATCGATACGGTGGTGCACTATGATGGTACACAGACGATAACCGCCGTCAGCGATAGACAAAACGGCGTCCCCGTTGGTCTTGTTCTTGAACAAAACTATCCTAATCCCTTCAATCCAATGACGACAATCAAGTATCGATTACCGGTCAGCGGCCGAGTCACGTTGAAGGTTTACGATGTCCTCGGGAGGGAAGTAGAAACTTTGGTGGATGAACAAGAGAGTGCCGGGAATCATTCGGTTTTGTTTGATGGTGGTAAGCTGACGAGCGGGACGTATTTTTATGAAATAAAGGCTGTTGGCAGCGACGGACAAAGACTTGCATCAGTAAAAAAGATGATGGTGTTGAAGTAG